The Corallococcus caeni region ACCGTGAGGATGGCGGTCGCCTCCACCGCGTCTCCGGCCAGCACCGAGGCCCCCGCCGAGCCCACCAGCAGCAGCGTGGGCACGGTGGCCAGTTGCGAGCCCAGCATGGACAGGCGCGAGCGCGGCTTCTCCGCCACCACCAGGTTGGGGCCGTAGTGCCTGAGCCGCCGCGCCGCCTCCTCCGAGGTGAGTCCCTGGTCCGTGCCGTCCAACCGGGCCAGCACCGCCTCCACGGTCATCGCGTGCCACGGCTCCCGGGGAGCGCTCCGCGTGCCCGGCACCGGGCGGGCGTGGTGCGGGACGGGCCAGGCGACCGGCTCGTCGGGTTCATCGCGCAGTCGGGCCAGCAGCGGGGCCTCCGGCGCGTAGCGCACCAGCAGGCGGCCGGTGCGGGGCTCCGCGCGGGCCTCCTGGATGCCGGGCCAGGTGGCGAAGGTGCGCTCCAGCCGCTCCCCGAGGACGTGGTTCCACCGCAGGCCGGGGACCTCCAGACGCAACCGCCGCGCCGCGGTCGAGTGGCGGACCACCCTCGCGGGCGCCGCCTGTCCGTCCATGAGGAACACCATCATCCGCAGCCCCCCCACGCCCCGGCATGAGAGGTGGGCGTGGCGGCCCGTCCGGACAAGGCGGCCCGGCGCGCCAGGGGACGGTGAGGAGGTGACACCCGCGCGCCGGCCGTTCCACCTCTCAACACCCTGCTCGTCCTTCAGTCCCGGGAGGCAGGACCTGGAGGGACGGGGGGCTCAGTGGTGGAGGTGCGCTGGCGTCTCCCGTGCCTTCGCCGCCCGCGAGGTCTTGCGGCTGGCGGGCTTGCGTGCGGGCCGCGTGGCGGCTCGTACCGGGGCGGCGAACGCGTGGGTCACGCCCTCCGTGCGGTAGCGCCGCACCAGCGCGTCCAGGTGTCCGCTGTCCATGGAGGTGTGCAGGGCCTCCGCGGCCCTCCGCAGCAGGTCTCGCTCGGGGGCGGACACGGTGAGGTCCGCGGCGGAGAGCTGGTTCAGCGACCACATGAGGACCTCGCGCGCCCTGGCCGGCGCCGAGCGCAGGCGCTTGAGCCACGCGGAGGCATCCTCCACGAAGCGCTCCGTGGTCTCCTGGCGCCGTGACGGGGGGAGCCGGGCGAGCTGGTGGGCGAGCACGGCGGACTCCTCCTGCCTGAGGCGGCCATCGGAGACGAAGAGGAACCAGGCGCTCTCCATCAGCAGGCTCACGGCCTCCGGGGCCACGCGGCGGATGGCGGCGTCGGCGTCCTCCAGGGCGCGGCGCAGCCGCACGTACCCCAGCACGGACCGGCCCAGCCGCCGGGTGCGCCGCCAGTTGGCCACGGAGGACGTCACCACGTTCAGGAAGGGTACGAGGTTGCGCGACACGCTCTCGCCCAACAGCTTCGACCCCAGGTCCTCGCCCAGGTCGGTCGCCTTCGCCCGCGCCAGGTGCTCCACGCGCCCCAGGCCGAGCGGGTCCTCCTCGTCCTCGGCGTGTTCTGCCTGGCCGCGGGTGATGGCGTAGAGGCGCGAGAAGTCGGAGGGGTCCTCCGGGTCGAAGCGCACCTGGAACGCGCTGGCCAGGTCACACGCCATCCGCAGGTTGATGAGGGCATTCACGACCATCTCCGTCGTGACGGCCAGCCCCGCGGCGGGGATGCCCACCACCAGCCCGGGGACACCCGCGTCCGCTGAGGCCACGGTGATTCCGGAGGTCACCGAGCCGCTCCCCGCGCCGGAGAGGAAGGCGGCCCCGCAGGCGCGCCGGATGATGGCTTCGGTGGTGTCCGCGCCCGTCCCCTTCGCGGCGGCGGCCCGGTGCAGCCGGTGCGCGTCGTAGTGCCGCAGGTAGGTGGACAGCAGCTTGGTGAACCAGCGCCCCGTGCGCAGGTCCCTGGGGGAGAGTTCGTGCGTCAGCGCCCCCACCAGCTGCCAGGAGCGCTGGAGGAGCGCCGCGCCTTCCTCGCGCTCGCGTGGAGCCAATTCCATCGTCTGCGTCATGGTTCCTCCTCGAGGACTCGCGCCAGCAGGGCCAGACCCCGCTTTCCGTGCGGCCTCGCCTCGCAAGAACCTTGGACACGCGCGCAAGCCCTGGCAGACACCGGCGCCAGGGGAGCAGCCCCTCGAAGGCCCGTAACGGCCTCGTCACCTGCTCGCTCGACAAAGTCGTCCACGCGCGGTGGTCACAACCTGAACAGATTTTCAAGGGAGCAAACGCGGGACGATTCGGCTACAGCGCGGCCATTCCCTGACACGGCTGCTCCTCTCAGCCGGTTCGAGTGCCCACGATGCATGCTCCTGCTCCTGAAGTGCCTCTCTCCTCACCGCGCCCTGCCAGCCGCGTCAAGCGGTGGGTCATCGGCGTGCTGCTGCTGGTCGCGGTCTTCGCGGGACTCGTCGCGGTCAAGGCGGGCCAGATCGTCGCGATGATCAAGGCCGGTGAAACCTTCGTGCCGCCGCCGGAGTCCGTCACCTCCGCCCAGGCGGAGTCCTTCGGCTGGCAGGGGACACGGAGCGCCGTCGGCACGGTGATCGCGCTGCGCGGCGTGACCCTGAGCGCGGAGCTGCCGGGCGTCGTCAACGACATCCGCTTCGACAGCGGCGCCTCGGTGAAGAAGGGCCAGGTGCTCGTCCAGCTGGATACCTCCAGCGAGCTGGCGCAGCTGGCCGGCGCCGAGGCCGACGCGGAGCTGTCGCGGCTGAACCGGGACCGCGCCGAGAAGCTCAACGCCCAGGGGGCCAACACCCAGTCGGACCTGGATGCCGTCCGGGCCCGGGCAACCCAGGCCGCGGCCACCGTCGCGCACCTGAAGTCCCTCATCGCGAAGAAGACCATCCGCGCGCCCTTCGAGGGCCGCGTCGGCATCCGGCAGGTGGAGCTGGGGCAGCTCGTCTCCCCGGGCAACCCCATCGTCTCCCTCCAGTCCACCAGCCCCGCGCTCGTGGAGTTCCAGCTCCCCCAGCAGGCGCTGGCCCAGGTGAAGCAGGGCCAGAAGGTGCGCCTGCGCGTCGACGTCTTCCCGGGCGAGTCCTGGGAGGGGGACCTCACCACCATCAACCCGGAGGTGGAGATGTCCTCGCGCAACGTGCGCATGCGCGCCACCGTGCCCAACGCGGACGGCCGGCTCCTGCCGGGCATGTTCGCCAGCGTGGAGGTGCTCTCCGACGCCAGCGAGCCCGTGGTCGCCATCCCCGCCACCGCCGTCCTCTTCGCGCCCTATGGCGACTCGGTGTTCACCCTCGCCGAGGGCAAGGACGCCGCGGGAAAGACGGCCCTGCTGGCGCGCCAGCAGTTCGTGCGGCTGGGTGAGCGCCGGGGTGACTACGTCGCGGTGACGTCCGGCCTCAAGCCCGGGCAGACCGTGGTCAGCAGCGGCGTCTTCAAGCTGAAGAACGGCGCGGCCGTCGTCGTGAACAACGCGCTGGCGCCTCCCGTCGAGGCCGCGCCCCAGCCGGTGAACCCGTAGGGACGCGGAGAGGCGAACCCATGAACTTCACCGACCTTTTCATCCGGCGTCCGGTCGTGGCGCTGGTCGTCAACCTCGTCATCATCATCGCGGGCCTGCAGGCCCTGCGCACCCTCAACGTGCGGCAGTACCCGCGCAGCGAGAACGCCGACATCACCGTCACCACGGTCTACGTCGGCGCCAACGCGGAGCTCGTCCGTGGCTTCATCACCACGCCGCTGGAGCGCGTCATCGCCGCGGCGGACGGCATCGACTACGTCGAGTCCACCAGCTCGCAGAACATCTCCATCATCCGTGCGCGGCTCAAGCTCAACTACGACGCCAACCGCGCCCTGAGTGAGATCAGCGCCAAGGTGGACCAGGTTCGCGGCGACCTTCCGCCCGAGTCCCAGGTCCCCGTGCTGAGCATCGAGTCCGCGGACAGCCAGTTCGCCGTCGCGTACCTCAACTTCACCTCTGACTTCCTCCAGCAGAACGAGCTGTCCGACTACCTGGTGCGCGTGGTGCAGCCCCGGCTGTCCTCGGTGGAGGGCGTGCAGCGCGCGGACATCCTCGGGGCGCGCACGTTCGCCATGCGGGTGTGGATGAAGCCGGACGCGATGGCCGCGCTCAACGTCAGCCCCATCCAGGTCCGTCAGGCGCTCACCGCCAACAACGCGCTCGCGGCCGTGGGCCAGACGAAGGGCTCGCTCGTCCAGGTGAACCTCACCGCGAACACGGGCCTGCGCTCCGTGGAGGAGTTCAAGCAGCTCATCGTCCGCAAGGACGGTGGCGCGGTGGTGCGGCTGTCGGACGTCGCGGACGTGGTGCTCGGCGCCGAGGACTACGACACCGACGTGACGCTCAACGGGAAGACGGCGGTCTTCGTCGGCATCTGGTCGCTCCCCAACGCCAACTCGCTGGACGTCATGCAGCGCATCCGCAAGGAGATGGAGTCGCTCAAGAAGGACCTGCCCGAGCAGATCCACGGCGGCGTCGCCTTCGACGGCACGGACTACATCCAGAACGCCATCGACGAGGTGGTGAGCACGCTCGGCGAGACGCTGCTCATCGTGGTCCTGGTCATCTTCCTGTTCCTGGGCTCCGTGCGCTCCATCCTGGTGCCGGTGGTGGCCATCCCGGTGTCGCTCATCGGCACGGTGTTCCTGATGCAGGTGTTCGGCTTCACGGTGAACCTGCTCACCCTGCTCGCGGTGGTGCTGTCGGTGGGCCTGGTCGTGGACGACGCCATCGTCGTGGTGGAGAACGTGGAGCGCCACCTGCGCGACGGCCTGCGCCCGGTGGACGCCGCCCTCAAGAGCGCGCGGGAGCTGGTGGGTCCCATCATCGCGATGACGCTCACGCTCGCCGCGGTGTACGCGCCCATCGCCTTCCAGGGTGGCCTCACGGGCTCGCTGTTCCGCGAGTTCGCGCTCACGCTGGCCGGCGCGGTGACCCTGTCGGGCGTGGTGGCGCTGACGCTCTCCCCGATGATGTCCTCCGTGCTCCTGAAGGCGGGCCACGAGGACAAGGGGTTCGCGGGCGTCATCAACCGCGCCTTCGCGCGCCTGCGGGCAGCGTATGCCCGCTCCCTGGACAGCTCGCTCCTCGTCCGCGGGCCCGTCTACGCGGCGTGGATCTTCCTGAGCGTGCTCGCCCTGGTGATGTTCAGCCAGTCGGCCCGGGAGCTGGCGCCGGTGGAGGACCAGGACTTCGTCATCGGCATCGTCAGCACCCCGTCCAACTCCACCCTGGATCAGCTGAAGCCGTCCGTGACCCGGACCAGCGAGTTGCTGATGGACATGCCGGAGTCCAGCTTCAACTTCCAGATCGTGCAGCCGAGCAATGGCTTCTGGGGCCTGGTGCTGAAGCCGTTCAAGGAGCGCACGCGCACCACGGCGCAGGTGCTGGCGGAGGCGCAGGCGCGGGTGAACACCCTCCCCGCGGTCCAGACGTTCGCCCTCCAGCCCCCCGCGCTGCCGGGCGGTGGCAACTTCCCGGTGGAGTTCGTCATCGCCTCCACGGCGGAGGCGGATGAGCTGCTGGGCTTCGCGCAGCAGCTCCAGGAGAAGGCGGCGCAGAGCGGGCTGTTCGCCTTCCCGCCCATCATCGACGTGAAGCTGGACCAGCCCCAGTCGGAGGTCGAGGTCGACCGTGAGAAGGTCGCGCAGCTGGGCCTGAACCTGGGGACGGTGGGCATGGACCTGGGGTCCGCCGTGGGCGGCAACTACGTCAACCGGTTCAACATCGCTGGGCGCAGCTACAAGGTCATCCCGCAGGTCCTGCGGACCTCCCGCCTCAACCCGGAGCAGCTCAAGGACATCCACGTCACGGGTCCCGACGGCAAGCTCGTGGCGCTGTCGTCCATCGCAACCCTCAAGGAGAAGGTGGCGCCCCGGTCGCTCAACCGCTTCCAGCAGCTCAATGCGGTGAAGCTCAGCGGCGTGGCCATCCGCCCGCTAGATGAGGCGCTGACCTACCTGGAGACGGAAGCCGCGAAGATCCTGCCCGCGGGCTACCGCATCGACTACACGGGCGAGTCCCGGCAGCTGCGCCTGGAGGGCGACTCGTTCGCCCCGGCGTTCGGGCTGGCGGTGGTGCTCATCTTCCTGGTGCTCGCGGCCCAGTTCAACAGCTTCAGGGATCCGCTCATCATCCTCGCCGGGTCGGTGCCGCTGGCGCTCTTCGGCGCGCTGACGACCACGTTCCTGCGGATGCCGAACCCGACGATGCCGTACTTCACGGACAGCTTCACCACCACGCTCAACATCTACTCCCAGGTGGGCCTGGTGACGCT contains the following coding sequences:
- a CDS encoding efflux RND transporter periplasmic adaptor subunit, which translates into the protein MHAPAPEVPLSSPRPASRVKRWVIGVLLLVAVFAGLVAVKAGQIVAMIKAGETFVPPPESVTSAQAESFGWQGTRSAVGTVIALRGVTLSAELPGVVNDIRFDSGASVKKGQVLVQLDTSSELAQLAGAEADAELSRLNRDRAEKLNAQGANTQSDLDAVRARATQAAATVAHLKSLIAKKTIRAPFEGRVGIRQVELGQLVSPGNPIVSLQSTSPALVEFQLPQQALAQVKQGQKVRLRVDVFPGESWEGDLTTINPEVEMSSRNVRMRATVPNADGRLLPGMFASVEVLSDASEPVVAIPATAVLFAPYGDSVFTLAEGKDAAGKTALLARQQFVRLGERRGDYVAVTSGLKPGQTVVSSGVFKLKNGAAVVVNNALAPPVEAAPQPVNP
- a CDS encoding efflux RND transporter permease subunit, with translation MNFTDLFIRRPVVALVVNLVIIIAGLQALRTLNVRQYPRSENADITVTTVYVGANAELVRGFITTPLERVIAAADGIDYVESTSSQNISIIRARLKLNYDANRALSEISAKVDQVRGDLPPESQVPVLSIESADSQFAVAYLNFTSDFLQQNELSDYLVRVVQPRLSSVEGVQRADILGARTFAMRVWMKPDAMAALNVSPIQVRQALTANNALAAVGQTKGSLVQVNLTANTGLRSVEEFKQLIVRKDGGAVVRLSDVADVVLGAEDYDTDVTLNGKTAVFVGIWSLPNANSLDVMQRIRKEMESLKKDLPEQIHGGVAFDGTDYIQNAIDEVVSTLGETLLIVVLVIFLFLGSVRSILVPVVAIPVSLIGTVFLMQVFGFTVNLLTLLAVVLSVGLVVDDAIVVVENVERHLRDGLRPVDAALKSARELVGPIIAMTLTLAAVYAPIAFQGGLTGSLFREFALTLAGAVTLSGVVALTLSPMMSSVLLKAGHEDKGFAGVINRAFARLRAAYARSLDSSLLVRGPVYAAWIFLSVLALVMFSQSARELAPVEDQDFVIGIVSTPSNSTLDQLKPSVTRTSELLMDMPESSFNFQIVQPSNGFWGLVLKPFKERTRTTAQVLAEAQARVNTLPAVQTFALQPPALPGGGNFPVEFVIASTAEADELLGFAQQLQEKAAQSGLFAFPPIIDVKLDQPQSEVEVDREKVAQLGLNLGTVGMDLGSAVGGNYVNRFNIAGRSYKVIPQVLRTSRLNPEQLKDIHVTGPDGKLVALSSIATLKEKVAPRSLNRFQQLNAVKLSGVAIRPLDEALTYLETEAAKILPAGYRIDYTGESRQLRLEGDSFAPAFGLAVVLIFLVLAAQFNSFRDPLIILAGSVPLALFGALTTTFLRMPNPTMPYFTDSFTTTLNIYSQVGLVTLVGLIAKNGILIVDFANRLQEEGRTKLEAVKEAAAERLRPILMTTVATVAGHFPLVLVSGPGAAARNSIGLVLVTGMALGTLFTLYFVPAIYLLIAKTRTAAASEAVAPREQPEVAT